GGCGCCCAGCTCGAGCCCTCTCGTCTCCCGGTCCTCACGATCAAGGGCCGTAATGAATACTACGGGTATCTCCTTGAGGGACGCGCTCTGTTTTAGATTTTGCAGGACTTCATAACCGCTCATTACCGGCATGATGATATCGAGAACAATGAGATCAGGGGACTGATGAGCCGCAATTTCCAGGGCCTCTTTTCCACTTGTGACGGCCAGTATCTCGTAATCGGTCCCGAGAGCACGGTTCAAAATCTCGATGTTCGTGGGTTCG
The Syntrophorhabdaceae bacterium DNA segment above includes these coding regions:
- a CDS encoding response regulator, producing MNTRKQTVLIVDDEPTNIEILNRALGTDYEILAVTSGKEALEIAAHQSPDLIVLDIIMPVMSGYEVLQNLKQSASLKEIPVVFITALDREDRETRGLELGA